A window of the Cannabis sativa cultivar Pink pepper isolate KNU-18-1 chromosome X, ASM2916894v1, whole genome shotgun sequence genome harbors these coding sequences:
- the LOC133032344 gene encoding uncharacterized protein LOC133032344 — translation MKVYVDYMLVKSIKSGNHTTDLVKCFEILKKYNMKLNPKKCSFGVSSRKFLGFIVNARGIEANPEKIKALIEMPSPTKLKEVLALTGRMAALNRFISKSIDKCLPFFNVLRVLARPITGETLLLYLAVSDNAISAARVQEEGKHQQSVYYVSKRLLGLESRFLSKPDASGRLIKWSIELGQFDITYYPRTSIKGQALAAFLIKGITLEENPLVYRDADTWKLYLDGASNEHGLGAGVILIFLESFKFHYALRFQFVSSNNEAKYEALIACLKIAEVLKVKNLVCYSDSQLIVNQVLGECQAKGIKMAKYLEKDRKNLEKFDYFKIEQIPREQNSNVDALAKLTSQNELD, via the exons ATGAAAGTCTACGTCGATTATATGTTGGTGAAGTCGATAAAAAGTGGAAATCACACAACAGACCTTGTGAAGTGCTTTGAGATATTGAAAAAGTACAATATGAAACTTAACCCGAAaaagtgttcctttggagtttCCTCTAGAAAATTTCTAGGATTCATAGTCAACGCGAGGGGCATTGAAGCAAATCCTGAGAAGATCAAGGCTTTGATAGAGATGCCATCACCAACTAAACTGAAGGAAGTTCTGGCCTTAACGGGAAGAATGGCAGCACTTAACAGATTCATCTCGAAATCAATTGATAAGTGTCTACCATTCTTCAACGTATTGCGAG TTTTGGCAAGACCAATAACTGGAGAAACTTTACTCCTCTACTTGGCTGTCTCGGACAATGCAATTAGTGCAGCAAGAGTGCAAGAAGAGGGAAAGCACCAGCAATCTgtttactatgttagtaagAGGTTACTGGGGTTAGAATCGAG GTttttatcaaaaccagatgcttctggaagattgataaaatggtcaattgaACTGGGACAGTTTGACATAACTTATTACCCTAGAACATCCATcaagggccaagccttggcagctTTCCTGATAAAAGGAATAACTCTAGAGGAAAATCCGCTTGTTTACCGAGATGCGGACACTTGGAAATTGTACTTGGATGGAGCGTCCAATGAGCATGGCTTGGGTGCAGGGgtgatattaatttttctagAAAGCTTCAAGTTTCACTATGCATTAAGATTTCAATTCGTCAGTTCAAATAACGAGGCtaaatatgaagccttgatcgcTTGTTTGAAGATAGCTGAAGTGTTGAAGGTTAAAAATCTTGTATGCTATAGTGATTCACAATTAATTGTAAATCAAGTTCTAGGGGAATGCCAGGCTAAGGGCATAAAAATGGCAAAGTACCTAGAGAAGGATCGGAAGAACTTGGAAAAGTTTGATTATTTCAAAATCGAACAAATCCCAAGAGAACAAAACTCTAATGTCGATGCCTTAGCAAAACTAACCTCGCAGAATGAACTGGATTAA